A stretch of the Candidatus Neomarinimicrobiota bacterium genome encodes the following:
- a CDS encoding response regulator transcription factor, with product MAVNIILADDHTLFREGLLSILNDELGFIVVAQAENGREVVKLARKLSADVIVMDIAMPELNGIEATRQVLNENPDIKVIALSMHSDRHFVTGMLKAGAKGYLLKDCAGDELIRAVREVLLDRYYISEEISTNVFDDYVVKLVGEGTENPELTGREKEVLQLIAEGKATQEIAETLFISVKTVEAHRVKIKSKLKLNSIPELTKYAIREGLTSLE from the coding sequence ATGGCTGTAAATATAATTTTAGCAGATGATCACACCCTATTCAGGGAAGGATTACTATCCATCCTCAATGATGAATTAGGCTTTATTGTAGTAGCCCAGGCTGAGAATGGTCGTGAAGTAGTCAAATTGGCCCGAAAATTAAGCGCTGATGTCATCGTGATGGATATCGCCATGCCTGAGTTGAATGGAATTGAAGCCACTCGACAGGTTCTGAATGAAAATCCTGACATAAAAGTAATCGCGCTATCCATGCATTCTGATAGACACTTTGTAACCGGTATGCTCAAAGCCGGAGCAAAAGGTTACTTGTTAAAGGACTGTGCAGGTGATGAACTCATCCGCGCCGTTAGGGAAGTCCTCCTCGATCGCTACTATATCAGTGAGGAAATTTCTACAAACGTTTTTGATGATTATGTAGTTAAACTGGTCGGCGAAGGAACCGAAAACCCTGAATTGACCGGGCGTGAAAAGGAAGTGTTGCAGCTTATCGCAGAAGGAAAAGCAACTCAGGAAATTGCCGAGACCCTGTTTATCAGTGTCAAAACTGTTGAAGCACACCGAGTCAAAATAAAATCGAAATTGAAATTAAATTCCATTCCTGAACTCACCAAATATGCAATTCGAGAAGGATTAACATCCTTAGAATAA